In the Thermodesulfovibrionales bacterium genome, one interval contains:
- a CDS encoding heavy-metal-associated domain-containing protein gives MTEAIIKVEGMSCMHCVGRIKKALEGLKGIQASDVQIGLVKVTFDEKNLSRGDIEKAVVSAGYKVAA, from the coding sequence ATGACCGAGGCGATCATTAAGGTTGAAGGAATGAGTTGTATGCATTGCGTCGGGAGAATAAAGAAGGCCCTGGAAGGCCTGAAGGGCATTCAGGCATCGGATGTCCAGATAGGACTCGTAAAGGTAACATTCGATGAAAAGAACCTTTCGAGAGGGGATATCGAAAAGGCCGTTGTAAGTGCAGGGTATAAGGTAGCCGCGTAA